In Flavivirga abyssicola, the following are encoded in one genomic region:
- the thiH gene encoding 2-iminoacetate synthase ThiH gives MSFKNTFEKYDWDTLEKEIYKVTAKDVEKVLLKEKIKLEDFKTLISPAAKPYIEQMAQRSNAITKKRFGNTIQMYIPMYLSNECQNICTYCGFSMDNGIRRKTLSDAEILKEVEHIKKLGYDHILLVTGEANKTVGVSYIKHAIDLIRSQFSNISIEVQPLDQEDYETLITSGLYAVLVYQETYHKATYKTHHPKGRKSNFDYRLDTPDRLGKAGIHKIGLGALFGLEDWRVDSFYTALHLKYLQKTYWKTKYSISFPRLRPHQGGLAPKVEMTDTDLVQLICAYRLLDEDVELSLSTRESEIFRNHSIHLGITSISAESKTNPGGYSVEPESLEQFEISDERTTEQIKHMIQSQGYEVVWKDWSKSYVNLSST, from the coding sequence ATGTCTTTTAAAAATACATTTGAAAAATACGATTGGGATACTTTAGAAAAAGAAATCTACAAAGTAACAGCCAAAGACGTTGAAAAAGTACTCCTCAAAGAGAAAATTAAGTTAGAAGACTTTAAAACTCTAATTTCTCCAGCAGCCAAACCGTATATAGAACAGATGGCACAACGCAGCAATGCCATTACCAAAAAACGTTTTGGGAATACCATTCAAATGTACATTCCCATGTATCTATCTAATGAATGCCAAAACATCTGTACCTATTGCGGATTTAGTATGGATAATGGTATTAGAAGAAAGACCTTAAGCGATGCCGAAATACTAAAGGAAGTCGAACATATTAAAAAATTAGGGTATGATCATATTCTTCTGGTTACAGGAGAAGCAAACAAAACTGTTGGAGTATCCTATATAAAACATGCGATAGACTTGATTCGATCCCAATTCTCGAATATCAGTATCGAAGTACAACCTTTAGACCAAGAAGACTATGAAACCTTAATCACCTCTGGGTTGTATGCCGTTTTAGTCTATCAGGAAACCTATCATAAAGCAACCTATAAAACACATCATCCAAAAGGTAGAAAATCGAATTTCGATTATCGTTTAGATACACCAGATCGCTTAGGTAAAGCTGGTATTCATAAAATTGGACTAGGTGCTCTTTTTGGCCTCGAAGATTGGCGCGTAGATAGTTTTTATACGGCTTTGCATTTAAAATATTTGCAAAAAACATATTGGAAAACAAAATATTCCATCTCTTTCCCAAGGCTTAGACCACATCAAGGTGGACTAGCTCCAAAAGTAGAGATGACAGATACTGATTTGGTACAATTGATTTGCGCGTATCGATTGCTGGATGAAGACGTTGAATTATCACTATCTACACGAGAAAGTGAAATATTTAGAAATCATAGCATTCACTTAGGCATTACTTCTATTAGTGCTGAATCTAAAACAAATCCAGGAGGCTACAGTGTGGAACCTGAATCACTCGAACAATTTGAAATTTCAGATGAGCGCACCACTGAGCAAATTAAGCATATGATTCAATCCCAAGGCTATGAGGTGGTTTGGAAGGATTGGTCTAAGTCTTATGTTAACCTGAGTTCGACGTAA
- a CDS encoding thiazole synthase has translation MTTDTLKIADKTFKSRLFTGTGKFSSANKMREAIIASESELVTVALKRVDLENESDDMLVHLSDNQINLLPNTSGVRTAKEAVFAAELAREALQTNWVKLEIHPDPKYLLPDPIETLKAAEELVKLEFVVMPYIHADPVLCKRLEDVGVPCVMPLGAPIGSNKGIKTLEFLEIIIEQSNVPVIVDAGIGAPSHAAFAMELGADAVLVNTAIAVSQNPVDMGIAFKMAVEAGRIAYNAKLAPIKNQAEASSPLTSFLNDLN, from the coding sequence ATGACAACAGATACACTTAAAATTGCTGACAAAACTTTTAAGTCAAGGTTATTTACAGGAACAGGGAAATTTAGTAGCGCCAATAAAATGAGAGAAGCTATCATAGCTTCAGAAAGCGAATTGGTTACTGTCGCTTTAAAACGTGTGGATTTAGAAAATGAATCTGACGATATGCTTGTTCATCTAAGTGATAATCAAATTAATTTGCTTCCCAATACATCTGGTGTAAGAACCGCAAAAGAAGCTGTTTTTGCTGCCGAATTAGCCAGAGAAGCACTTCAAACCAATTGGGTAAAACTAGAAATACATCCAGATCCTAAATACCTGCTCCCCGACCCTATTGAAACCTTAAAAGCCGCTGAGGAATTGGTGAAACTCGAATTTGTGGTTATGCCTTATATTCATGCCGACCCTGTTTTATGTAAACGTTTGGAGGATGTTGGTGTACCATGCGTCATGCCCTTAGGCGCACCCATTGGAAGCAACAAAGGCATTAAAACACTTGAGTTTTTAGAAATTATTATCGAACAAAGCAACGTACCCGTAATTGTTGATGCTGGTATTGGAGCGCCGTCTCACGCTGCATTTGCTATGGAATTAGGTGCTGATGCTGTTTTAGTAAATACCGCTATTGCCGTATCTCAAAATCCTGTAGATATGGGAATTGCTTTTAAAATGGCTGTTGAAGCTGGTAGAATAGCTTATAACGCTAAACTAGCCCCTATTAAAAATCAAGCAGAAGCTAGTAGCCCACTCACCTCTTTTCTAAACGACTTAAATTAG
- the thiE gene encoding thiamine phosphate synthase, with the protein MIPKLHYISQGNTGKEHLENIKKACTSGAELVQLRLKNLSKKKILKIAEEAREITLHFQTRLIINDHYKIAKKIKADGVHLGKNDTCPTIARKHLETWQIIGGTANTLKDCEMLIEKKVNYIGLGPFRFTTTKDNLSPILGTNGYLTILEALRTDTPIIAIGGITIEDIPDILKTGVHGIAASGEITKDFNKISQFNKLLNTASQQEQVWNPNQNI; encoded by the coding sequence ATGATTCCGAAGTTACATTATATATCACAAGGAAATACAGGAAAAGAACATCTTGAAAACATCAAAAAAGCATGTACTTCGGGAGCAGAATTGGTACAATTGCGTTTAAAGAACCTGTCCAAAAAAAAGATTCTAAAAATCGCTGAAGAAGCTAGGGAAATCACTTTGCATTTTCAAACCCGCCTCATTATCAATGATCATTATAAAATTGCAAAAAAAATAAAAGCAGACGGCGTACATTTAGGAAAAAACGATACCTGTCCTACTATTGCAAGGAAACATCTAGAAACTTGGCAAATTATTGGAGGAACTGCCAACACACTCAAAGATTGCGAAATGTTAATCGAAAAAAAAGTAAACTATATTGGCTTAGGGCCCTTTCGGTTTACAACAACAAAAGACAATTTAAGTCCGATTTTAGGAACAAACGGTTACTTAACCATTCTTGAGGCATTACGAACAGACACTCCAATTATTGCCATTGGAGGTATTACTATAGAAGATATTCCGGACATTTTAAAAACAGGCGTTCATGGAATAGCAGCTTCAGGTGAAATCACCAAAGATTTTAATAAAATTAGTCAATTCAACAAACTGTTAAACACTGCTTCGCAACAAGAACAGGTTTGGAATCCAAATCAAAACATATAA